The Chryseobacterium aureum genome contains a region encoding:
- the mnmA gene encoding tRNA 2-thiouridine(34) synthase MnmA, whose product MKVVVGLSGGVDSSVTAYLLQQQGHEVVALFMRNWNDASVTLEDECPWIEDSNDALMVAQKLGIPFQVIDMSELYKERIVDYMFAEYEKGRTPNPDVLCNREVKFDVFMKTAMSLGADKVATGHYARVSSTFDENGKEIFHLLAGKDNNKDQSYFLCQLSQDQLSKALFPIGELTKPQVREIAKEIGLVTADKKDSQGLCFIGKVSLPQFLQQQLKPKEGEIVEIFKDSPLFSKEHREFSSKEEELEFLSAKIKYQKADGKVIGKHQGAQFFTIGQSRGLGIGGHKESCFIVSRDMENNIIFVGEGSHFPGLHKKALKIDNPELHWVREDMKLQHGESMEVMARFRYRQSLQKATLYQFEHALYIEFDELQSAIAEGQFAAWYIDDELIGSGVIS is encoded by the coding sequence ATGAAAGTAGTAGTAGGCCTCTCCGGAGGTGTAGATTCTAGTGTTACAGCTTATTTGCTGCAGCAGCAAGGCCATGAAGTAGTGGCTTTATTTATGAGAAACTGGAACGATGCTTCCGTAACATTAGAAGATGAATGTCCCTGGATTGAGGACAGCAATGATGCCCTGATGGTGGCACAAAAACTTGGAATTCCTTTCCAGGTGATAGACATGAGTGAACTTTACAAAGAACGTATTGTTGATTATATGTTTGCCGAATACGAAAAAGGAAGAACCCCTAACCCTGATGTATTGTGCAACAGAGAAGTAAAATTCGATGTGTTCATGAAGACAGCAATGTCTTTGGGCGCCGATAAGGTGGCTACAGGACATTATGCAAGGGTCAGTTCTACTTTTGATGAAAACGGGAAAGAAATTTTCCACCTTCTGGCCGGAAAAGATAACAACAAAGATCAGTCTTATTTTCTTTGCCAGCTGAGCCAGGATCAGCTTTCAAAAGCATTATTTCCTATCGGAGAACTTACAAAGCCTCAGGTAAGAGAAATTGCAAAAGAAATCGGACTGGTAACAGCAGATAAAAAAGATTCTCAGGGATTATGTTTTATCGGGAAAGTAAGCCTTCCTCAATTTTTACAGCAGCAGCTGAAACCCAAAGAAGGTGAAATTGTAGAAATTTTTAAAGATTCTCCCCTGTTTTCAAAAGAACACCGAGAATTTTCATCCAAAGAAGAAGAACTTGAATTTTTATCCGCTAAAATCAAATATCAAAAAGCTGACGGAAAAGTAATCGGGAAACATCAGGGAGCCCAGTTTTTTACGATCGGGCAAAGCAGAGGTCTTGGAATAGGCGGTCATAAAGAAAGTTGCTTTATTGTCTCCAGAGATATGGAGAACAATATTATTTTTGTAGGAGAAGGAAGCCATTTTCCGGGACTTCATAAAAAAGCACTGAAAATTGATAATCCTGAGCTGCACTGGGTACGTGAAGATATGAAGCTTCAGCATGGTGAATCTATGGAAGTAATGGCCAGATTCAGATACAGACAGTCTTTACAGAAAGCAACCTTATATCAGTTTGAGCATGCATTGTATATTGAGTTTGATGAGCTTCAGTCTGCAATTGCGGAAGGACAGTTTGCCGCGTGGTATATTGATGACGAACTTATAGGTAGCGGTGTCATTTCGTAG
- a CDS encoding DUF2207 domain-containing protein, which produces MTGEEAVVDQAAAEEEVVEEAVAVVGDAEAVEDKNLIAMKKLIVHSVPVVISFAWLAAIHQTFNPVILKGPDFLRFYLILILGFYVSIFILNTLKETVSKTTFYFAGLIFLLGSVKLTRGIMLGKPVGFLVMILIAECIVAVFFIPNHINKKMN; this is translated from the coding sequence ATGACGGGGGAGGAAGCTGTGGTGGATCAAGCTGCAGCGGAGGAGGAGGTTGTGGAGGAGGCTGTGGCGGTTGTGGGGGATGCGGAGGCTGTGGAGGATAAAAACTTGATTGCTATGAAAAAATTAATCGTTCACTCAGTTCCGGTTGTGATAAGCTTTGCATGGCTTGCAGCAATACATCAGACCTTTAATCCGGTAATTCTTAAAGGACCAGACTTTCTGAGGTTTTATCTAATTCTGATCCTCGGATTTTACGTTTCGATTTTTATTTTAAATACATTAAAAGAAACGGTTTCAAAAACTACATTTTATTTTGCAGGCCTTATTTTTTTATTGGGATCTGTAAAACTGACCAGAGGAATTATGCTGGGAAAACCTGTTGGATTTCTCGTTATGATTTTAATAGCAGAATGTATTGTTGCCGTGTTTTTTATACCCAATCATATCAATAAAAAGATGAACTAA
- a CDS encoding LytR/AlgR family response regulator transcription factor has product MIKTVIIEDEKPASRKLERMLSNFPEIEVVANIESVEEGVSWFSENEHPQLIFSDIVLGDGLSFDIFEKVPTKGFIIYTTAFDQYTLKAFKLNSIDYLLKPILDEDLQGAVEKFKSFIPANDTNGSQDIKQLIRKEKSTLSRILVKIGYNLKIIQTHEISCFFSENKIVYLQTEDRTYPSDFTLDELEEVLDGKKFFRVNRQFIISSDYIKNIHTSPYYKVELEFQPEEEITVSRDRVKDFKDWLVS; this is encoded by the coding sequence ATGATCAAAACTGTCATTATAGAAGACGAAAAACCTGCTTCAAGGAAATTAGAAAGAATGCTGAGTAATTTTCCTGAAATTGAAGTCGTTGCAAACATAGAATCCGTAGAAGAAGGTGTCTCCTGGTTTTCAGAAAACGAGCATCCGCAGCTGATCTTTTCGGATATTGTTTTAGGGGACGGATTGTCTTTTGATATTTTTGAGAAAGTTCCTACCAAAGGCTTCATTATCTACACCACAGCTTTTGACCAGTATACGCTGAAGGCCTTTAAACTGAACAGCATTGATTATCTTCTGAAGCCTATTCTTGATGAAGATCTCCAGGGCGCTGTGGAGAAGTTTAAATCATTTATTCCTGCCAATGATACGAATGGTTCCCAGGATATTAAGCAGCTGATCAGAAAAGAAAAATCTACCCTGTCCAGGATTCTGGTTAAAATAGGGTATAACCTTAAAATTATTCAGACTCATGAGATAAGCTGCTTTTTCAGTGAAAATAAAATTGTTTATCTTCAGACAGAAGACCGCACTTATCCGTCAGATTTTACATTGGATGAGCTGGAAGAAGTTCTTGATGGGAAAAAGTTTTTCCGTGTAAACAGACAGTTTATCATAAGTTCAGATTATATTAAAAATATTCATACTTCCCCTTATTATAAAGTAGAGCTGGAGTTTCAGCCGGAAGAGGAAATTACGGTCAGCAGAGATCGTGTGAAAGATTTCAAAGACTGGCTGGTCAGCTGA
- a CDS encoding glycine-rich domain-containing protein — protein sequence METKILLQNDPLWKRLQDFSLDSPNVDFPFSKKLAKEEHWSLDFAKKAIEEYKKFVYLCCILPKGASPSKTVDKVWHMHLIYTQNYWEEFCPHILKRPLHHHPSKGGAAEKEKHQNWFDDTLTSYRNVFQQEAPEEIWKELKKKSRLQSWLGKNAFLASIFVLLLLFSCTEGDGFTGLLVTGAVFGIIFILGAIVSIIGDSEVTDPNRKDKQNNDGGGSCGGSSCSGGGGCGGGCGGCGGCGGCGG from the coding sequence ATGGAAACAAAAATCTTATTACAGAACGATCCCCTTTGGAAGCGCCTTCAGGATTTTTCATTAGACAGTCCTAATGTTGATTTTCCTTTTTCAAAAAAATTGGCAAAAGAAGAACACTGGAGCCTTGATTTTGCAAAAAAGGCAATAGAAGAGTACAAAAAATTTGTCTATCTGTGCTGTATTCTCCCCAAGGGTGCTTCTCCAAGCAAAACAGTGGATAAAGTATGGCACATGCATCTGATCTATACCCAGAATTATTGGGAAGAATTCTGTCCCCATATTCTGAAAAGACCTCTTCATCATCATCCGTCAAAAGGAGGTGCAGCCGAGAAAGAAAAACACCAAAACTGGTTTGATGATACGCTGACGAGTTACCGGAACGTTTTTCAGCAGGAAGCCCCTGAAGAAATCTGGAAAGAGCTGAAAAAAAAATCCAGACTGCAATCCTGGTTGGGAAAGAATGCTTTTTTAGCTTCCATTTTTGTCTTGCTCCTTTTATTCTCTTGTACGGAAGGTGATGGCTTCACAGGATTATTGGTGACAGGAGCAGTATTCGGGATTATTTTCATCCTCGGAGCAATCGTTTCGATAATCGGAGACAGCGAAGTCACAGATCCTAACAGAAAAGATAAGCAGAACAATGACGGGGGAGGAAGCTGTGGTGGATCAAGCTGCAGCGGAGGAGGAGGTTGTGGAGGAGGCTGTGGCGGTTGTGGGGGATGCGGAGGCTGTGGAGGATAA
- a CDS encoding DUF6051 family protein, translating into MEYYELYEVLKNHFDSGKDRAEMKELNLSMESIPFESKVCDLLYGSENQHCSKHGQTLETNKNGYLFYNQPAVDIKDSDIECNKKFEYHILKRADTETAEGALFFFHGLNEKKWDKYLPWAYELAQRTHKAIILFPIAFHMDRADPLWSDRHHMTDVVNFRKKKYPENMNYSYVNAAISSRLEAHPQRIFWSGLQTYSDITEVVKEIKNGKIKSISREADLDLFGYSIGSFLSLMIKMADPHHYFTRSKVFCFCGGMTIDRMFPISKYIMDTQATVKMQSVFTELLSSDFKSDRRLKHYQNDDLHPQESWFKKMLRYNYFQKEREERIHEIQSQIKAYVLEKDSVAPPIEALNTLQGGYRNINVEVEIKDFPFEYSHMVPFPLAHKHAKEVTEAFDQFVQSASDFYNA; encoded by the coding sequence ATGGAATATTATGAATTGTATGAAGTTTTGAAAAATCATTTTGATTCCGGAAAAGACAGGGCTGAAATGAAGGAACTGAACCTCAGCATGGAATCCATTCCTTTTGAATCTAAGGTTTGTGATTTGCTTTACGGTTCAGAGAATCAACATTGCAGTAAACATGGCCAAACCCTAGAAACCAACAAAAATGGCTATCTTTTTTACAACCAGCCTGCTGTAGACATCAAAGATTCCGATATTGAATGCAACAAAAAGTTTGAATATCATATCCTGAAACGGGCAGACACGGAAACCGCTGAAGGAGCCCTGTTTTTCTTCCATGGCCTGAATGAAAAGAAATGGGATAAGTATCTTCCATGGGCATATGAACTGGCTCAAAGAACACATAAAGCCATTATTCTGTTTCCTATTGCATTCCATATGGACCGTGCCGACCCTCTCTGGAGCGACCGCCATCATATGACAGATGTTGTGAATTTCAGGAAAAAAAAATATCCGGAAAACATGAACTATTCCTATGTGAATGCCGCCATAAGTTCCAGACTGGAAGCGCATCCTCAAAGAATTTTCTGGTCCGGGCTACAGACCTATTCTGATATTACAGAAGTGGTAAAAGAGATTAAAAACGGTAAAATAAAGAGTATTTCCAGAGAGGCAGATCTGGATTTATTCGGGTATTCTATAGGTTCTTTTCTTTCACTGATGATCAAGATGGCAGACCCTCATCATTATTTTACCCGCTCTAAAGTATTCTGTTTTTGCGGAGGAATGACCATAGACAGGATGTTTCCGATCTCCAAATACATTATGGATACACAGGCAACCGTTAAAATGCAGTCTGTTTTCACGGAGTTATTAAGTTCTGATTTTAAATCAGACAGGAGATTGAAACATTATCAGAATGATGATCTGCATCCTCAGGAAAGCTGGTTCAAAAAGATGCTCCGTTATAATTATTTTCAAAAAGAAAGGGAGGAAAGAATTCATGAAATTCAGTCCCAGATCAAAGCGTATGTACTGGAAAAAGACAGCGTAGCCCCTCCAATAGAAGCATTAAATACACTGCAGGGAGGTTACAGGAATATCAATGTAGAGGTTGAAATCAAGGATTTTCCGTTTGAATATTCCCATATGGTTCCGTTTCCTTTAGCTCATAAGCATGCTAAAGAGGTCACAGAAGCCTTTGATCAGTTTGTACAGTCTGCAAGCGATTTCTATAATGCCTGA